A section of the Streptomyces sp. SCL15-4 genome encodes:
- a CDS encoding SGNH/GDSL hydrolase family protein, with product MRRSRLTGLVTSLLLAIGLGATGAASAQASPTAAAGGYVALGDSYSSGVGAGSYISSSGDCDRSTKAYPYLWNAAHSPSSFAFNACSGATTDDVLANQLGSLDSSTSLVSVTAGGNDAGFADVMTTCVLQSDSSCLSRINTAKAYVANTLPGKLDTLYNAIRAKAPAARVVVIGYPRFYLLGQSCLGLSETKRAAVNDAADYIDTTIKARATAHSFVFGDVRTTFSGHEICSGSAWLHSVDWLDIGQSYHPTAAGHSGGYLPVFTNNA from the coding sequence ATGAGACGTTCCCGCCTTACCGGACTCGTTACCTCGCTCCTCCTCGCCATCGGTCTCGGTGCCACCGGGGCCGCTTCGGCGCAGGCGTCCCCGACCGCCGCGGCCGGCGGCTACGTAGCCCTCGGCGACTCCTACTCCTCCGGAGTGGGCGCCGGCAGCTACATCAGCTCCAGCGGCGACTGCGACCGCAGCACCAAGGCGTACCCCTACCTGTGGAACGCCGCCCACAGCCCCTCTTCGTTCGCCTTCAACGCCTGCTCGGGCGCCACGACGGACGACGTGCTCGCGAACCAGCTCGGCTCGCTCGACTCCTCCACCTCGCTGGTGTCCGTCACGGCCGGCGGCAACGACGCGGGCTTCGCCGACGTCATGACGACCTGTGTGCTCCAGTCCGACAGCTCCTGCCTGTCCCGGATCAACACCGCCAAGGCGTACGTCGCCAACACGCTCCCCGGCAAGCTGGACACCCTCTACAACGCGATCAGGGCCAAGGCCCCGGCCGCCCGGGTGGTCGTCATCGGCTACCCCCGCTTCTACCTGCTCGGCCAGTCCTGCCTCGGCCTCTCCGAGACCAAGCGGGCCGCCGTCAACGACGCGGCCGACTACATCGACACCACCATCAAGGCCCGTGCCACCGCCCACAGCTTCGTCTTCGGCGACGTCCGCACCACCTTCTCCGGCCACGAGATCTGCTCCGGCTCCGCCTGGCTGCACAGCGTCGACTGGCTCGACATCGGCCAGTCCTACCACCCGACCGCGGCCGGCCACTCCGGCGGCTACCTGCCGGTGTTCACGAACAACGCGTAA
- a CDS encoding DUF402 domain-containing protein, which yields MSANSAEVPARWEVVLVKAGRTKIRYPAELLRDDGERIVVRASWAGSGVRDFGFVRFEPGDVFTEYYWRGRWYAVKEVRAADGSVKGWYCDVTRPAVLPPSRSNADTAAGAELVVEDLDLDLWRSADGREVRRLDEDEFAASGLAGTDPRAAAAAVAALDELEALALRPGGFAELLA from the coding sequence ATGTCCGCGAACTCGGCTGAGGTGCCGGCCCGGTGGGAGGTCGTCCTGGTCAAGGCGGGCCGGACGAAGATCCGTTATCCGGCGGAGCTGCTGCGGGACGACGGCGAGCGGATCGTCGTCCGCGCCTCCTGGGCGGGCTCGGGAGTGCGGGACTTCGGGTTCGTGCGGTTCGAGCCGGGCGATGTGTTCACCGAGTACTACTGGCGCGGCCGGTGGTACGCGGTGAAGGAGGTCCGGGCGGCGGACGGCTCCGTCAAGGGCTGGTACTGCGACGTCACGCGCCCGGCGGTGCTCCCCCCCTCCCGCTCGAACGCGGACACCGCTGCCGGGGCGGAGCTGGTCGTGGAGGATCTCGACCTGGATCTGTGGCGCTCCGCGGACGGGCGGGAGGTGCGGCGCCTGGACGAGGACGAGTTCGCCGCGAGCGGGCTCGCCGGGACGGACCCGCGGGCCGCGGCCGCCGCGGTGGCCGCCCTGGACGAGTTGGAGGCGCTGGCGCTCCGCCCCGGCGGCTTCGCGGAGTTGCTGGCCTGA
- a CDS encoding GNAT family N-acetyltransferase, whose amino-acid sequence MTVLVRDLCPDVPAEAEGFARVRRLALPYILFTPESVRHTAAHVHPGARFRPLVAEEDGEIIGTAQVHLVHDSPEPGQGVLNVYVRPDRTGRGAGRLLARAAEEYLADLGATRLLAWALDEPANHAFAERRGYRRSRSAHFLRLDLAHGNLPPLPGTPAGVELRTAAGFAADPRPLFELDAETVRDEPGDVDTEFSDYDAWVAEVWHHPLLNRELTVVACAGGRPVAFSVAYTDGGTRYSTAMTGTVRSHRGRGLAKLVKAHSLYRARAAGLTEAFTGNDTGNGPMLAINTWFGYEKCAREVRYVRELG is encoded by the coding sequence ATGACAGTCCTCGTGCGTGACCTGTGCCCCGACGTCCCCGCCGAGGCGGAGGGCTTCGCCCGGGTGCGCCGCCTCGCGCTGCCGTACATCCTGTTCACCCCGGAGTCGGTGCGGCACACGGCCGCCCATGTCCACCCCGGGGCCCGCTTCCGGCCGCTCGTCGCGGAGGAGGACGGCGAGATCATCGGCACGGCGCAGGTCCATCTGGTCCACGACAGCCCCGAGCCGGGCCAGGGCGTCCTGAACGTCTACGTCCGCCCGGACCGGACCGGGCGCGGGGCCGGCCGGCTGCTGGCGCGGGCCGCCGAGGAGTACCTGGCGGACCTGGGCGCGACCCGGCTGCTGGCCTGGGCCCTGGACGAGCCGGCCAACCACGCCTTCGCCGAGCGGCGCGGCTACCGGCGGAGCCGCAGCGCCCACTTCCTCCGGCTCGACCTGGCGCACGGCAACCTGCCGCCGCTCCCCGGGACCCCGGCCGGCGTCGAACTGCGGACGGCCGCCGGCTTCGCGGCCGATCCCCGGCCGCTGTTCGAACTGGACGCGGAGACGGTGCGCGACGAACCGGGCGACGTGGACACGGAGTTCTCGGACTACGACGCGTGGGTGGCGGAGGTCTGGCACCATCCGCTGCTGAACCGGGAGCTGACGGTGGTGGCCTGCGCCGGCGGCCGGCCGGTCGCCTTCAGCGTGGCCTACACCGACGGCGGCACGCGGTACTCCACGGCGATGACCGGCACCGTCCGCTCCCATCGCGGCCGCGGCCTGGCCAAGCTCGTCAAGGCCCACTCCCTGTACCGGGCCCGTGCCGCCGGTCTCACCGAGGCGTTCACGGGCAACGACACCGGCAACGGTCCCATGCTCGCGATCAACACGTGGTTCGGGTACGAGAAGTGCGCGCGGGAGGTGCGGTATGTCCGCGAACTCGGCTGA
- a CDS encoding GntR family transcriptional regulator, protein MSLKIRIDDSAPPYEQVRAHISEQARSGALPVGYRLPTVRGLAESLGLAVNTVAKAYRALENDGVIETRGRNGTFVAAAGSAANRQASLAAQAYAERARRLGLGEEEALDAVRDALRAAYGD, encoded by the coding sequence GTGAGCCTGAAGATCCGCATCGATGACAGCGCGCCCCCGTACGAGCAGGTGCGGGCGCACATCTCCGAACAGGCGCGGTCCGGGGCGCTCCCGGTGGGATACCGGCTGCCGACCGTGCGGGGGCTGGCCGAGTCCCTCGGGCTCGCGGTGAACACGGTCGCCAAGGCGTACCGGGCGCTGGAGAACGACGGCGTGATCGAGACGCGGGGACGCAACGGCACGTTCGTGGCGGCCGCGGGCTCGGCCGCGAACCGGCAGGCCTCCCTCGCCGCGCAGGCCTACGCCGAGCGGGCGCGGCGGCTGGGGCTGGGGGAGGAGGAGGCGCTGGACGCCGTACGGGACGCCCTGCGGGCGGCTTACGGGGATTAG
- a CDS encoding CaiB/BaiF CoA-transferase family protein, translated as MDHLPLPLEGITVVAVEQAVSAPFATRQLADLGARVVKVERIDGGDFARGYDTAARGLASHFVWCNRGKESIALDLKDPRGLEVVRRLVADADVFVQNLAHGAAARLGLDAATLCAAHPRLIAVDISGYGGSGPYADKRAYDMLVQCEAGLVSVTGTPQQPVKAGIPAADIAAAMYAFSGVLAALVRRGTTGRGGPVEVSMLEALAEWLGHPLHHTMHGGEPPARTGLAHAVIAPYDAYPTADGGRVLLSVQNDREWRRLAEQVLGRPELGADPAYATNAARVAHRERTDALVAEALRALDAEEALARLERAGIACARLRDVRELAEHPQLAARRRWRRVGTPAGPLKALLPPITLPGGDEARMGEVPALGQHTEALLRAVGMTDDEVAALRRDGVAA; from the coding sequence ATGGATCATCTCCCGCTCCCTCTCGAGGGCATCACCGTCGTCGCCGTCGAACAGGCCGTGTCCGCGCCCTTCGCGACCCGGCAGCTCGCCGACCTGGGCGCCCGGGTCGTCAAGGTGGAGCGGATCGACGGCGGCGACTTCGCGCGCGGCTACGACACGGCGGCCCGCGGTCTCGCCTCGCACTTCGTGTGGTGCAACCGCGGCAAGGAGTCCATCGCGCTGGACCTGAAGGACCCGCGCGGCCTGGAGGTCGTACGGCGGCTGGTCGCGGACGCGGACGTGTTCGTGCAGAACCTCGCGCACGGCGCGGCGGCCCGGCTCGGCCTGGACGCGGCCACGCTGTGCGCCGCGCACCCGCGGCTGATCGCCGTGGACATCTCCGGCTACGGCGGCTCGGGGCCGTACGCGGACAAGCGGGCCTACGACATGCTCGTGCAGTGCGAGGCGGGCCTGGTGTCGGTGACCGGGACGCCGCAGCAGCCGGTGAAGGCGGGCATCCCGGCGGCGGACATCGCGGCGGCCATGTACGCGTTCTCCGGTGTGCTGGCCGCGCTGGTGCGGCGCGGCACGACCGGGCGGGGCGGGCCGGTGGAGGTGTCGATGCTGGAGGCGCTCGCCGAGTGGCTGGGACATCCGCTGCACCACACGATGCACGGCGGCGAGCCGCCCGCCCGCACCGGGCTGGCGCACGCCGTGATCGCGCCGTACGACGCCTATCCGACGGCGGACGGCGGGCGGGTGCTGCTGTCGGTGCAGAACGACCGGGAATGGCGGCGGCTGGCCGAACAGGTCCTCGGCCGCCCGGAACTGGGCGCGGACCCGGCGTACGCGACGAACGCGGCCAGGGTGGCGCACCGGGAGCGGACCGACGCGCTGGTGGCGGAGGCGCTGCGGGCGCTGGACGCCGAGGAGGCGCTGGCCCGGCTGGAGCGGGCGGGCATCGCCTGCGCCCGGCTGCGGGATGTGCGGGAGCTGGCGGAGCACCCGCAGCTGGCGGCCCGGCGGCGATGGCGCCGGGTGGGAACGCCGGCCGGCCCGCTGAAGGCGCTGCTGCCGCCCATCACACTGCCGGGCGGGGACGAGGCGCGGATGGGCGAGGTGCCCGCGCTCGGGCAGCACACCGAAGCGCTGCTGCGTGCCGTGGGGATGACGGACGACGAGGTCGCAGCGCTGCGCCGGGACGGCGTGGCGGCCTGA
- a CDS encoding GNAT family N-acetyltransferase, whose amino-acid sequence MIDKEDGGTEERVRPAGAPDVPAVRAVTDAAYRPYIERINVVPQPMEADHAADVAAGKVFVTGEPVVGLVVVEAFADHLFLDSVAVHPAAHGTGVGRRLLRFVDARARELGLDEIRLYTNAMMWENQKIYPRYGYEVVARRVDGPYDRIHYRKRLG is encoded by the coding sequence ATGATCGACAAGGAAGACGGCGGCACGGAGGAACGGGTCCGCCCGGCCGGCGCACCGGACGTACCCGCCGTGCGGGCGGTGACGGACGCGGCCTACCGCCCCTACATCGAGCGCATCAACGTCGTGCCCCAGCCCATGGAGGCCGACCACGCCGCGGACGTGGCCGCGGGAAAGGTGTTCGTCACCGGGGAGCCGGTCGTCGGGCTGGTGGTGGTCGAGGCGTTCGCCGACCACCTCTTCCTGGACAGCGTCGCCGTCCATCCCGCCGCCCACGGCACGGGCGTCGGACGCCGGCTGCTGCGCTTCGTCGACGCACGCGCGCGAGAACTCGGCCTGGACGAGATCAGGCTCTACACGAACGCGATGATGTGGGAGAACCAGAAGATCTATCCGCGCTACGGCTACGAGGTCGTGGCCCGCCGCGTCGACGGCCCCTACGACCGGATCCACTACCGCAAGCGGCTGGGCTGA
- a CDS encoding ABC transporter permease: MSALAYDGLAMAGRQLRRVRNNPGLAVLTQLMPVNMLLFFGYVFGSALAVPGREYRSFLVPGLLVATAAGGLMTGMFQAAQDTHRGVADRLRAMPVSRAAVPLGQAVADLAVTTLGTLPLLLTGLAVGWRIEGSAAGAAGAVGLLLLFRFACTCAGIFLGLMTRSEEAAGQLGASSFVLPLLSNAYIPTGNLPDWLRTLAEWNPISAVTTALRDLFGNAPVPQGAAWPVAHPVAGSLAWCLFLTAVFLPLAVARYARTG; encoded by the coding sequence GTGAGCGCGCTCGCGTACGACGGGCTGGCGATGGCGGGCCGGCAGCTGCGCCGGGTCCGCAACAACCCGGGGCTGGCGGTCCTGACCCAGCTGATGCCGGTCAACATGCTGCTGTTCTTCGGCTATGTGTTCGGCAGCGCCCTTGCCGTGCCCGGCCGTGAGTACCGCTCCTTCCTGGTGCCCGGACTGCTCGTCGCGACCGCCGCCGGCGGGCTGATGACCGGCATGTTCCAGGCGGCCCAGGACACCCACCGGGGCGTGGCGGACCGGCTGCGCGCGATGCCGGTGAGCCGGGCCGCCGTCCCGCTCGGGCAGGCCGTCGCCGACCTGGCCGTCACGACGCTCGGGACGCTGCCGCTGCTGCTGACCGGACTCGCGGTGGGCTGGCGGATCGAGGGGTCGGCGGCCGGCGCGGCCGGGGCCGTCGGGCTGCTGCTGCTCTTCCGGTTCGCCTGCACCTGCGCCGGGATCTTCCTCGGCCTCATGACCCGCAGCGAGGAGGCGGCCGGACAGCTCGGCGCGTCCTCCTTCGTGCTGCCGCTGCTCTCGAACGCGTACATCCCGACCGGCAACCTGCCGGACTGGCTGCGCACGCTCGCCGAGTGGAACCCGATCAGCGCGGTGACCACGGCCCTGCGGGACCTCTTCGGCAACGCGCCCGTCCCTCAGGGCGCCGCCTGGCCGGTGGCCCACCCGGTGGCCGGTTCGCTCGCCTGGTGCCTGTTCCTCACCGCCGTGTTCCTGCCGCTCGCGGTGGCCCGGTACGCGCGGACCGGGTGA
- a CDS encoding serine/threonine-protein kinase, whose translation MSAEPGRERVIAGRYRLLSALGEGGMGTVWRARDEVLRREVAVKEVRAPGTLPGPDVERMYARLEREAWAAARVAHRGVVTVYDVALEAGRPWIVMELVRGLSLADRLAAKGPLPPAEAARVGAEVLSALRAAHAVGVLHRDVKPANVLLANDGRVVLTDFGIASLEGSSALTMTGEVIGSPEYLSPERALGRTPGPEADLWSLGVLLYTAVEGVSPFRQNTALSTLRAVVDEELPPPLGAGPLAAVVEGLLRKDPAERTAAERAEHELRIVAAGGTPEAPARPVPPSTAATLLAGPGEEERCPAPGPSAVPQPSATQPSVPPGRTGRAGAVLVAGALVAVLALAGLAYVLTQRDGDGQGSRGAPSGGGAATSAPHGGGTSSATAAGTSAGGRPEQSVGVAVAGERTEYSGACPPPGGRAPAFTATFTVERLPARVEYRWVTTRGSVSDPGWRTLSFPAGGGRTRQVRVTLTVYKGGASAGDRVGVKVREPVKAASDTVPFSVDCARTATETPPGGPPSSASASASPSASASASASASKSESATGSP comes from the coding sequence GTGTCCGCAGAACCGGGCCGTGAACGTGTGATCGCGGGTCGCTACCGCCTGCTGTCCGCGCTGGGCGAGGGCGGCATGGGCACGGTGTGGCGGGCCCGGGACGAGGTGCTGCGCCGCGAGGTGGCCGTCAAAGAGGTGCGGGCGCCGGGGACGCTGCCCGGTCCCGACGTGGAGCGGATGTACGCGCGGCTGGAGCGCGAGGCGTGGGCGGCGGCCCGGGTCGCGCACCGGGGCGTGGTCACGGTGTACGACGTGGCGCTGGAGGCCGGCCGGCCGTGGATCGTGATGGAGCTGGTGCGCGGGCTGTCGCTCGCCGACCGGCTGGCGGCAAAGGGCCCGCTGCCGCCGGCGGAGGCCGCGCGTGTCGGCGCCGAGGTGCTGTCCGCGCTGCGCGCCGCGCACGCCGTCGGAGTGCTGCACCGGGATGTGAAGCCGGCCAACGTGCTGCTGGCCAACGACGGCCGGGTGGTCCTGACCGACTTCGGGATCGCGTCGCTGGAGGGCAGCTCGGCGCTGACGATGACCGGCGAGGTGATCGGCTCCCCCGAATACCTGTCGCCGGAGCGGGCGCTCGGCCGCACACCGGGGCCGGAGGCGGATCTCTGGTCGCTCGGCGTGCTGCTGTACACGGCGGTCGAGGGCGTCTCGCCGTTCCGCCAGAACACCGCGCTGAGCACCCTGCGGGCCGTGGTGGACGAGGAGCTGCCGCCGCCGCTCGGGGCCGGACCGCTGGCGGCGGTCGTCGAGGGGCTGCTGCGCAAGGACCCCGCGGAGCGCACGGCCGCGGAGCGGGCGGAGCACGAGCTGCGGATCGTCGCGGCGGGCGGCACTCCCGAGGCGCCTGCCCGGCCCGTGCCGCCGTCCACCGCGGCGACGCTCCTCGCCGGGCCCGGCGAGGAGGAACGGTGTCCGGCACCGGGGCCGTCCGCCGTTCCGCAGCCGTCCGCCACACAGCCGTCCGTTCCGCCGGGGCGGACCGGGCGGGCCGGCGCGGTCCTGGTGGCGGGCGCGCTGGTCGCGGTGCTGGCGCTGGCGGGGCTGGCGTATGTGCTGACGCAGCGCGACGGCGACGGTCAGGGGAGCCGGGGCGCTCCGTCGGGCGGCGGCGCGGCGACATCGGCCCCGCACGGCGGCGGTACCTCCTCGGCCACGGCAGCGGGCACGTCCGCCGGGGGCCGTCCGGAGCAGTCGGTGGGGGTCGCGGTGGCCGGGGAGCGCACGGAGTACTCCGGGGCCTGTCCGCCGCCGGGCGGGCGGGCGCCCGCCTTCACGGCGACGTTCACGGTGGAGCGGCTGCCGGCGCGGGTGGAGTACCGGTGGGTGACGACGCGCGGCTCGGTGTCGGACCCTGGGTGGCGCACGCTGTCGTTCCCGGCGGGCGGCGGAAGGACGCGGCAGGTCCGGGTGACGCTCACGGTGTACAAGGGCGGCGCGTCGGCCGGGGACCGGGTCGGGGTGAAGGTGCGCGAGCCGGTGAAGGCCGCCTCGGACACGGTCCCGTTCTCGGTGGACTGCGCGCGGACGGCGACGGAGACGCCCCCGGGCGGGCCCCCGTCCTCCGCCTCCGCCTCCGCCTCCCCCTCCGCGTCCGCGTCCGCGTCCGCGTCCGCGTCGAAGTCGGAATCGGCTACGGGCTCGCCCTGA
- a CDS encoding class I SAM-dependent methyltransferase, translating to MTSDNTHRGAGAPEADWDALAAGFDDEPDHGLRDPSVRAAWADRLRAWLPGHPADLLDLGCGTGSLSLLAVEQGHRVTGVDRSPAMVERARAKLAGRPAEILCGDASAPPVGERSFDAVLVRHVLWALPDPAGALGHWRGLLRPGGRFVLVEGVWGTHSPVGMAAGRLTALLEPLTRRVRVEPLSAHAALWGKEVDDERYAVVATV from the coding sequence ATGACGAGCGATAACACGCACAGGGGTGCTGGTGCCCCGGAAGCGGACTGGGATGCGCTGGCCGCCGGTTTCGACGACGAACCCGACCACGGACTGCGCGACCCCTCGGTGCGCGCGGCCTGGGCCGACCGGCTGCGCGCCTGGCTCCCCGGCCACCCCGCCGACCTCCTCGACCTCGGCTGCGGCACCGGCAGCCTGTCACTCCTCGCCGTCGAACAGGGACACCGGGTCACGGGCGTCGACCGGTCCCCGGCGATGGTGGAGCGGGCCCGCGCCAAGCTCGCCGGACGCCCCGCCGAGATCCTGTGCGGGGACGCCTCGGCCCCGCCGGTGGGGGAGCGGAGCTTCGACGCGGTCCTCGTCCGCCATGTGCTGTGGGCCCTGCCGGACCCCGCCGGCGCGCTCGGGCACTGGCGGGGCCTGCTGCGGCCCGGAGGCCGGTTCGTGCTGGTCGAGGGCGTCTGGGGCACCCACAGTCCGGTCGGCATGGCCGCCGGACGGCTCACCGCCCTGCTGGAGCCGCTGACCCGGCGGGTGCGCGTGGAGCCGCTGTCCGCGCACGCGGCGCTGTGGGGCAAGGAGGTCGACGACGAGCGGTACGCGGTGGTGGCCACCGTGTGA
- a CDS encoding DUF72 domain-containing protein has translation MTLYVGTSGWQYKDWRDLVYPAGVPARLWLEEYTRLFATVELNNAFYRLPAYDTFAGWRERVPPDFVVAVKASRFLTHIKRLKDPGEPVHRLLAHAAGLGDRLGPVLLQLPPTLRADPALLDACLACFPPGTRVAVEPRHASWWTAEVREVLVSHGAALCWADVLARPVVPLWRTAGWGYVRFHQGRARPWPRYGRRSLETWVDRVATTWPDGADVYAYFNNDPGGAAVRDAVVFAAAARRAGLPVTRTPEPARSARPLPPPLP, from the coding sequence ATGACCCTGTATGTCGGCACGTCGGGGTGGCAGTACAAGGACTGGCGGGACCTCGTCTATCCGGCCGGGGTGCCGGCGCGGCTGTGGCTGGAGGAGTACACCCGGCTGTTCGCGACCGTGGAGCTGAACAACGCGTTCTACCGGCTGCCGGCGTACGACACCTTCGCCGGCTGGCGGGAGCGGGTGCCGCCGGACTTCGTGGTCGCGGTCAAGGCCAGCCGGTTCCTGACCCACATCAAGCGGCTGAAGGACCCCGGGGAGCCGGTGCACCGGCTGCTGGCCCACGCGGCGGGTCTCGGCGACCGCCTGGGCCCGGTCCTGCTCCAGCTCCCGCCGACCCTGCGCGCCGACCCGGCCCTGCTGGACGCCTGCCTGGCCTGCTTCCCGCCCGGTACGCGGGTGGCGGTCGAACCCCGGCACGCGTCCTGGTGGACGGCCGAGGTGCGCGAGGTGCTGGTGTCCCATGGCGCGGCCCTGTGCTGGGCCGACGTCCTGGCCCGCCCGGTCGTCCCGCTGTGGCGCACCGCCGGCTGGGGCTACGTCCGCTTCCACCAGGGCCGCGCCCGGCCGTGGCCGCGCTACGGCCGCCGCAGCCTGGAGACCTGGGTCGACCGCGTCGCGACGACCTGGCCCGACGGGGCGGACGTGTACGCGTACTTCAACAACGACCCCGGCGGGGCGGCCGTACGGGACGCGGTGGTGTTCGCGGCAGCGGCGCGCCGGGCGGGTCTGCCGGTGACGCGCACCCCGGAGCCGGCGAGATCCGCCCGGCCTCTGCCACCGCCGCTCCCCTAA
- a CDS encoding DUF5925 domain-containing protein produces MSANPHDALPIRLHVDDSDSPSDVVDALFLGRFATGEQPYSHAVNIDRVRSGANLLPEGARVLRMARDDDRSATLAEGDGWTLLVSRWNRGADVTVTATSAELAERVLGQATDGAADEPEPQPENVTMGFWYVSPRRGPHRTTRQISAGTWEEVRANYTAPVADAMDRLMRTTPEDIAGRLLLLHGPPGTGKTSALRTLARSWRDWCQVDCVLDPERLFSDVGYLMDIAIGEDDSAGKGRWRLLLLEDCDELIRGEARHMAGQALSRLLNLTDGLLGQGRNVLVGVTTNEDLERLHPAVVRPGRCLARIEVGPLTRREAVDWLGTEQGVGREGATLAELYALRRGTAPASVPGAREGADAGLYL; encoded by the coding sequence ATGTCCGCGAACCCACACGACGCCCTGCCGATCCGGCTCCACGTCGACGATTCCGACTCGCCCTCCGACGTCGTCGACGCGCTGTTCCTCGGCCGCTTCGCGACGGGCGAGCAGCCGTACTCGCACGCCGTGAACATCGACCGCGTCCGCTCGGGAGCCAACCTGCTGCCGGAGGGCGCCCGGGTGCTGCGGATGGCCCGCGACGACGACCGCAGCGCGACCCTCGCCGAGGGGGACGGCTGGACGCTGCTGGTCTCCCGCTGGAACCGGGGCGCGGACGTGACGGTCACCGCGACCAGCGCGGAACTGGCCGAGCGGGTCCTCGGCCAGGCCACGGACGGCGCGGCCGACGAGCCCGAACCGCAGCCGGAGAACGTGACGATGGGGTTCTGGTACGTCTCCCCGCGGCGCGGCCCGCACCGCACCACCCGGCAGATCTCCGCGGGCACCTGGGAGGAGGTCCGGGCCAACTACACCGCGCCGGTGGCGGACGCCATGGACCGGCTGATGCGGACGACGCCCGAGGACATCGCCGGCCGGCTGCTGCTGCTCCACGGCCCGCCGGGCACCGGCAAGACGTCCGCGCTGCGCACCCTGGCCCGTTCCTGGCGGGACTGGTGCCAGGTCGACTGCGTCCTGGACCCCGAGCGGCTCTTCTCCGACGTCGGCTATCTGATGGACATCGCGATCGGCGAGGACGACAGCGCGGGCAAGGGCCGCTGGCGCCTGCTGCTGCTGGAGGACTGCGACGAGCTGATCCGCGGCGAGGCCCGGCACATGGCGGGCCAGGCCCTGTCCCGGCTGCTGAACCTCACCGACGGCCTGCTCGGCCAGGGCCGCAACGTCCTGGTCGGCGTCACCACCAACGAGGACCTGGAGCGGCTGCACCCCGCCGTGGTCCGTCCCGGCCGCTGCCTGGCCCGGATCGAGGTGGGCCCGCTGACCCGCCGGGAGGCGGTGGACTGGCTCGGCACCGAGCAGGGCGTCGGCCGGGAGGGCGCGACCCTGGCCGAGCTGTACGCGCTGCGCCGGGGCACCGCGCCGGCGTCGGTGCCGGGGGCCCGGGAGGGAGCGGACGCGGGGCTGTACCTGTGA